A stretch of the uncultured Desulfobacter sp. genome encodes the following:
- a CDS encoding TAXI family TRAP transporter solute-binding subunit translates to MIRKFILVLSILMWTTMCGTASAADLGIITGSAKGTYFQFGLNLRELGKKFGYNIHVYNSRGSVENVYAVYKRPKTQMGIVQSDVLAFVLKVKSNKVLKQIAKKTKMVFPLYNEEIHLLGKTSVASFDDLNNMRVAVGKEGSGTYLTAKLLFEVSGIKPVQTLAVGTNEALAMLKADIIDAMFYVAGFPVSLFSEHVSAGDGLHIVPIENKQITEFYPTVQIPAGTYPWQAQAVSTVAVKAVLVSFDFRQYNCEYVGEFANIVYENLDWLQQNGHPKWKSVDLDYPLKGWEQYDCVKKYRSGGNVGEPSPPMEKNPLLDAIKEIL, encoded by the coding sequence ATGATTCGCAAATTCATTCTGGTATTGAGCATTCTGATGTGGACAACTATGTGCGGTACAGCATCGGCAGCGGACTTAGGGATAATCACCGGCAGCGCCAAAGGTACTTATTTTCAATTCGGTCTGAATTTGAGGGAATTGGGCAAAAAATTCGGATATAATATCCATGTATATAACTCCCGGGGGTCCGTGGAAAACGTATATGCCGTGTACAAGCGTCCCAAGACCCAGATGGGTATCGTTCAGTCCGATGTGCTGGCATTTGTGCTTAAGGTGAAATCCAACAAAGTCCTAAAGCAGATCGCAAAAAAAACTAAAATGGTTTTTCCCTTGTATAACGAAGAGATCCATTTACTAGGTAAAACTTCCGTTGCGTCGTTTGATGACTTGAATAACATGAGGGTGGCCGTGGGCAAGGAAGGCTCGGGCACCTATCTGACTGCCAAACTTCTTTTTGAGGTCTCGGGTATCAAGCCTGTCCAAACCCTGGCTGTGGGCACAAATGAGGCTCTGGCGATGCTTAAGGCAGACATTATCGATGCCATGTTCTACGTGGCCGGATTTCCCGTGTCCCTTTTTTCAGAGCATGTCTCAGCCGGGGACGGCTTGCACATCGTACCCATTGAGAATAAACAGATTACCGAATTCTATCCCACCGTCCAGATTCCGGCCGGTACCTATCCATGGCAAGCCCAGGCCGTATCTACCGTTGCGGTTAAGGCGGTGCTGGTTTCTTTTGATTTTAGGCAATATAACTGCGAGTATGTAGGAGAATTTGCCAATATAGTCTACGAAAATTTGGACTGGCTCCAGCAGAACGGTCATCCAAAATGGAAAAGTGTAGACCTGGACTACCCCCTCAAGGGGTGGGAACAGTATGACTGCGTTAAAAAATATCGCAGCGGAGGGAATGTGGGAGAACCGTCTCCACCCATGGAAAAAAATCCGTTGTTGGACGCGATCAAAGAAATTTTATGA
- a CDS encoding ABC transporter ATP-binding protein: MSLLELRDVTKRFGGLTAVNSLSLSMEKGEILGVIGPNGAGKSTAFNCIAGVFPPTEGEVVFDGQVINGQKPWDLCKKGIARTFQIVKPFASKSVLYNVTVGAFANTSSRGEAEAKAIEVLKLLNFDDKKDAKSADLTIADRKRLEIARALATAPRLLLLDEVMAGLRPAEVDEMVEIIKFLREQGVTILVIEHIMRAIMALSDRIVVIHFGKKIAEGVPEAVASDENVIKAYLGDEYGVS, translated from the coding sequence ATGAGTCTTCTTGAATTAAGGGATGTGACCAAGCGGTTTGGCGGCCTTACGGCGGTGAACAGTTTGAGTCTGTCCATGGAAAAAGGCGAAATTCTCGGGGTTATTGGTCCCAACGGGGCCGGGAAGTCCACGGCATTCAACTGCATTGCCGGGGTGTTTCCCCCCACAGAAGGAGAGGTGGTTTTTGACGGGCAGGTGATTAATGGGCAAAAGCCCTGGGACCTGTGCAAAAAAGGGATCGCCCGCACATTTCAGATCGTAAAGCCCTTTGCGTCCAAAAGCGTACTTTATAATGTTACGGTGGGGGCCTTTGCCAATACGTCCAGCAGGGGCGAAGCCGAGGCTAAGGCCATTGAAGTGCTGAAATTGCTCAATTTTGACGATAAAAAGGATGCCAAATCAGCGGATTTGACCATTGCGGACAGAAAACGACTGGAGATCGCCAGAGCCCTGGCTACAGCCCCCAGGCTGCTGCTTTTGGATGAGGTTATGGCGGGCCTGCGGCCGGCTGAAGTAGATGAAATGGTTGAAATTATAAAGTTTCTGCGTGAGCAGGGGGTCACCATTCTGGTGATTGAGCATATCATGCGGGCCATCATGGCATTATCCGACCGTATTGTTGTTATCCATTTCGGGAAAAAAATCGCGGAAGGCGTACCTGAAGCGGTAGCGTCTGATGAAAACGTGATCAAAGCATATCTGGGAGATGAATATGGGGTTTCTTGA
- a CDS encoding ABC transporter substrate-binding protein, protein MKLNRFWTATAAAGLLISGLIFTGPATADDTTIKIGNIIPLSGPSASVGQQGKNAREMAVEEINAAGGIKSLGGAKLEMLYADSESKPEKGVSEAERLINTEKVNVLTGCWNSAVTYPTTAVAERYGVPFIVPVSVSDKITEQGFKNVFRIAAKDSWWTRDQFAFLKDMQTEFNTPVKKLAFVYENGDWGKGMASQWKKLAEKDGYEVVLDEPYPSTATDLSPVVQKIRRSRADVLLLVSNAADAILLTNTLAEYKVRLKAIVTTGGGHADPFFIKAVGKNAQYLFDIVEWEADINKPGAKETNEKYKAKYGYNLTGEAVDAYLSMYVIKDALERAGSLDKDAIRKALAETNFTSGPGMIVGYDAVEFDQSGQNSHASPVLVQINDVGNGLERITVWPKSARRAGYTPVFPKP, encoded by the coding sequence ATGAAGCTCAATCGTTTTTGGACCGCAACGGCAGCCGCCGGACTTTTAATCAGCGGTCTTATCTTTACCGGCCCTGCCACGGCAGATGACACAACCATCAAGATCGGCAACATTATCCCTTTATCGGGCCCCTCTGCATCCGTAGGCCAGCAGGGTAAAAATGCAAGGGAGATGGCTGTTGAGGAGATCAATGCTGCAGGCGGTATCAAATCTCTGGGTGGCGCCAAACTTGAAATGCTCTATGCCGACTCCGAATCAAAACCGGAAAAAGGCGTATCCGAAGCAGAACGGCTCATTAATACCGAAAAGGTCAACGTACTCACCGGTTGCTGGAACTCTGCGGTAACCTATCCCACCACCGCGGTGGCTGAACGTTACGGCGTCCCCTTTATTGTGCCGGTTTCCGTGTCCGATAAAATCACCGAACAAGGCTTTAAAAACGTATTCCGCATTGCTGCCAAAGACTCCTGGTGGACCCGGGATCAGTTCGCCTTTTTAAAAGATATGCAGACTGAGTTCAACACACCCGTGAAAAAACTTGCCTTTGTTTATGAAAACGGCGACTGGGGAAAAGGCATGGCAAGCCAGTGGAAAAAATTGGCTGAAAAAGACGGGTATGAAGTGGTCCTGGACGAACCCTATCCCTCCACCGCCACCGACCTGAGCCCTGTGGTCCAGAAGATCAGACGGTCCCGGGCAGATGTCCTTTTACTGGTTTCCAATGCTGCGGACGCGATCCTTTTGACCAATACACTGGCTGAATACAAGGTACGCTTAAAAGCCATTGTCACCACCGGCGGCGGCCATGCTGATCCCTTCTTCATCAAAGCCGTGGGGAAAAATGCCCAGTACCTCTTTGATATTGTTGAATGGGAAGCAGACATCAACAAGCCTGGTGCCAAAGAGACCAATGAAAAATATAAGGCCAAATACGGCTATAATCTTACCGGCGAAGCTGTGGACGCCTATCTGTCCATGTACGTGATCAAAGATGCCCTGGAACGTGCAGGCAGCCTGGACAAAGACGCTATCCGCAAGGCCCTGGCCGAAACCAATTTTACCTCCGGTCCAGGCATGATTGTTGGCTATGATGCCGTAGAGTTTGACCAAAGCGGCCAGAATTCACATGCATCTCCAGTCCTGGTTCAGATCAATGATGTGGGCAACGGCCTTGAAAGAATTACCGTATGGCCCAAGAGCGCCAGACGCGCCGGATACACCCCTGTTTTTCCCAAACCATAA
- a CDS encoding L-lactate dehydrogenase (quinone) large subunit LdhH, with product MEQKFKQSIDQAINDDNLTGALANFSESYKVNRAKAYEGIDFETLRSTIAERKAYATKHLDELCGMFKTNAEKAGAKVFMTKNPTDVRDYILKVAKENNVKTVVKSKSMATEEIHLNAHLEKAGISVGETDLGEWIIQLAGQRPSHMVMPAIHLTREEVADIFSKEVEERLSTNIPRLVAVARDELRTKFLKADMGISGANMAVAETGTITIVTNEGNARLVTSLPKIHVAVIGVEKIVEKFADVVPILRALPRSATAQQLTSYVTMITGQTPNEDGSMKDLHIVLMDNRRSEMAADPKFKQAMQCIRCASCLNVCPIFRLVGGHVFGKVYTGGIGTILTAWYDQLQSADDIQGLCIQCGACKDVCPGKIDIPALIMEIRRRLVEKQGIPLVAKSIYKVVNNRRLFHSMLRTASLAGKPFAKGKFIRHLPLFLSDLTDDRSLPAIAAKPFRDVFKTIKQPKCKEKIVFYAGCLIDFAYPEMGEAVVKILNKAGIQVLFPEKQTCCGAPARYNGAYDVAAQNAEDNIEALLENNDATYVISACPTCTVALDREFIETFESIGKHDKIAKAKQLAGKVIDFSTLVKKLVDEKRLTLKEGKQLGKITYHDSCHLKRTLKADQPPRELLTQSGFELAEMFECDTCCGMGGSYSLKQPKISGSILARKLTNIKNTGADVVAMDCPGCVMQIRGGLDQDGADIKVRHTAELITEQLK from the coding sequence ATGGAACAAAAATTCAAACAATCCATAGACCAGGCCATCAACGACGACAACCTGACCGGCGCACTTGCTAATTTTTCGGAAAGCTATAAGGTCAACCGGGCCAAGGCTTATGAAGGCATTGATTTTGAAACCCTTCGCAGCACCATTGCCGAACGTAAAGCTTATGCGACCAAGCACCTGGACGAACTGTGCGGCATGTTTAAGACAAATGCCGAAAAAGCCGGGGCCAAGGTATTCATGACCAAAAATCCGACCGATGTACGCGACTATATTCTCAAAGTTGCCAAGGAAAATAACGTCAAGACCGTGGTCAAATCCAAATCCATGGCCACCGAAGAGATCCACCTGAACGCGCATCTGGAAAAAGCCGGCATATCCGTAGGCGAAACCGACCTGGGTGAATGGATCATCCAACTGGCCGGACAAAGGCCCTCGCACATGGTCATGCCGGCCATTCACCTGACCCGTGAAGAGGTGGCGGATATCTTCAGCAAGGAAGTTGAGGAAAGGCTGTCCACGAATATTCCCCGCCTGGTTGCCGTGGCCAGAGACGAGCTGCGCACCAAATTTCTCAAGGCCGACATGGGTATCTCCGGCGCCAACATGGCCGTGGCCGAAACCGGTACGATCACCATCGTCACCAACGAGGGAAATGCTCGCCTGGTTACCTCACTGCCCAAGATCCATGTAGCTGTAATCGGTGTGGAAAAAATAGTGGAAAAATTTGCCGATGTTGTTCCGATTCTACGTGCCCTGCCGCGCAGCGCCACCGCACAGCAGTTGACCAGCTATGTGACCATGATCACCGGCCAGACACCCAATGAAGACGGCTCCATGAAAGATCTTCACATTGTACTGATGGACAACCGCCGGTCCGAGATGGCCGCCGACCCCAAATTCAAGCAGGCCATGCAGTGCATCCGCTGCGCCTCCTGCCTGAATGTCTGCCCGATTTTCCGTCTTGTGGGTGGCCATGTGTTCGGCAAGGTCTACACGGGCGGTATCGGAACCATCCTGACAGCCTGGTACGATCAACTTCAAAGTGCCGACGACATCCAGGGACTGTGTATCCAGTGTGGGGCCTGCAAGGATGTCTGTCCGGGCAAGATCGACATCCCCGCATTAATTATGGAGATTCGCAGACGACTGGTCGAAAAACAGGGCATCCCCCTGGTGGCAAAATCCATCTACAAAGTGGTCAACAACCGCCGCCTGTTTCACAGCATGCTGCGCACGGCATCACTGGCAGGCAAACCTTTTGCCAAAGGCAAATTTATCCGCCATCTACCTCTTTTTCTCTCCGACCTCACTGATGACCGCAGCCTGCCTGCCATTGCAGCCAAACCGTTCCGCGATGTATTCAAGACCATTAAGCAACCTAAATGTAAGGAAAAAATCGTTTTTTACGCTGGATGCCTGATTGATTTTGCCTATCCTGAAATGGGAGAAGCTGTGGTCAAAATTTTGAACAAAGCCGGCATTCAAGTTCTTTTTCCGGAAAAGCAGACCTGCTGTGGCGCGCCTGCCCGTTACAATGGGGCGTACGACGTTGCCGCCCAAAATGCCGAAGATAATATAGAGGCGCTTTTGGAAAACAATGATGCAACGTATGTGATATCCGCCTGTCCGACCTGCACGGTGGCCCTGGATCGGGAGTTTATTGAAACCTTTGAATCCATCGGTAAACACGACAAGATAGCCAAAGCCAAACAACTTGCCGGTAAAGTCATTGATTTTTCAACCCTGGTAAAAAAGCTGGTTGATGAAAAACGCCTGACCTTGAAAGAAGGCAAGCAGTTGGGCAAAATCACCTATCATGATTCCTGCCACCTCAAACGCACCCTGAAAGCGGATCAGCCGCCACGTGAGTTACTGACCCAAAGCGGCTTTGAATTGGCAGAGATGTTCGAGTGCGACACCTGCTGTGGCATGGGCGGGTCCTACTCCCTGAAACAGCCTAAAATTTCAGGATCGATTCTCGCCCGAAAGCTTACCAACATTAAAAACACCGGAGCCGACGTTGTGGCCATGGACTGCCCCGGCTGTGTTATGCAGATCAGGGGGGGATTAGATCAGGATGGTGCTGACATCAAAGTCCGGCATACTGCGGAATTGATCACCGAACAGCTCAAATAA
- a CDS encoding lactate utilization protein: MYDEFKSKAESVSAEVFRFPTRGAALDFITDVMKQEQICDSPGDYAAVAACPFFENTDKDLLHQIHGFSFDISRERAANARIGISQVDWALADTGTLVQDATSIDKRLVSTLPEIHIALLPSDNLLPDMTALIEILSPQQMNYIAMITGPSRTADIERVLTIGVHGPKRLIIVLVDDLGGNN; encoded by the coding sequence ATGTACGATGAATTCAAGTCCAAAGCGGAAAGTGTAAGCGCCGAAGTGTTTCGCTTTCCCACCCGGGGGGCTGCCTTGGATTTTATTACGGATGTAATGAAACAGGAACAGATCTGTGACAGTCCCGGGGATTATGCGGCTGTGGCGGCGTGTCCGTTTTTTGAAAACACAGATAAAGACCTGTTGCATCAAATCCATGGCTTTTCATTTGACATCAGCCGTGAACGGGCCGCCAACGCCCGTATCGGTATCAGCCAGGTTGATTGGGCTCTGGCGGATACCGGCACACTGGTTCAAGATGCCACATCCATTGATAAACGACTGGTCTCGACCCTGCCTGAAATTCATATCGCATTGCTCCCCTCAGATAACCTGCTTCCTGATATGACTGCTTTGATTGAAATCTTAAGCCCGCAGCAGATGAATTATATTGCCATGATCACCGGACCTAGCCGAACCGCTGACATAGAACGGGTCCTGACCATTGGCGTCCATGGCCCCAAACGGCTGATTATTGTTCTGGTAGACGATCTGGGAGGTAATAACTGA
- a CDS encoding branched-chain amino acid ABC transporter permease: protein MTGKPIADTGAHTTPYETDDGVLDRSALARQVVKDTINKVLLGAVLILVLALPAVVSSPTWLHIIVLIFFYAYLTTSWNMVGGFAGVLPLGHAVFLGIGAYTSTVLSLQYGISPWLGMFVGGIFAVVAGMIIGLPTLKMRGAYFALATIAFAEGVRVMVENMDYLGPFKLNGPRGLQIPPLNIGWSHFMFSSKVPYYYIILAMLLIILFLTWAVSRSKLGYYLTAGGEEPEAAQALGVNVSRAKAIAMALSCFFTALAGTFYAQFSLFIHPKSTISLDISFEIAFIALIGGRGSIAGPVLGALLLRPVSDLSRIYFGDILPGMHLVIYGVVLILVMIYQPRGLQEPLTRIYDRVVNRMADGFIKGGGK from the coding sequence ATGACTGGTAAACCCATCGCAGACACAGGGGCGCACACCACCCCTTACGAGACGGACGACGGCGTTCTTGACCGGTCCGCACTGGCCCGTCAGGTGGTCAAGGATACCATTAACAAGGTCCTGCTCGGGGCCGTACTGATCCTGGTGCTGGCATTGCCGGCCGTCGTCAGCAGCCCCACCTGGCTGCATATCATTGTTTTGATATTTTTTTACGCCTATTTGACCACCTCATGGAACATGGTGGGGGGGTTTGCAGGGGTTTTGCCTTTGGGGCATGCCGTATTTTTAGGCATCGGCGCGTACACCTCAACGGTACTTTCCCTCCAGTATGGCATTAGCCCCTGGCTGGGTATGTTTGTCGGCGGTATTTTCGCTGTTGTTGCAGGCATGATCATCGGGCTTCCTACCTTGAAAATGCGTGGGGCCTACTTTGCCCTGGCCACCATTGCTTTTGCCGAAGGCGTGCGTGTCATGGTTGAGAACATGGATTATCTGGGGCCCTTTAAACTTAATGGTCCCCGGGGGTTGCAGATTCCGCCGTTAAACATTGGCTGGTCCCATTTTATGTTTTCATCCAAGGTGCCTTACTACTACATCATTCTGGCTATGCTGCTGATTATTCTGTTTTTGACCTGGGCGGTTTCCAGGTCCAAACTTGGATATTACCTGACCGCCGGCGGCGAGGAGCCCGAAGCGGCCCAGGCCTTGGGCGTCAATGTATCCCGGGCCAAGGCGATTGCCATGGCGTTAAGTTGCTTTTTTACTGCCCTGGCCGGAACGTTCTACGCCCAGTTCTCTTTGTTTATTCATCCTAAAAGTACCATCTCCCTTGATATCTCCTTTGAGATTGCCTTTATCGCTTTGATCGGCGGCAGGGGCTCTATTGCAGGGCCTGTTTTAGGGGCACTGCTGCTTCGACCGGTCAGTGATCTGTCGAGAATTTATTTTGGGGATATTCTGCCCGGTATGCATCTGGTGATATACGGTGTTGTGCTTATTCTTGTGATGATCTATCAACCCCGGGGACTGCAGGAGCCCTTGACCCGGATATACGACAGAGTGGTCAACCGTATGGCCGACGGCTTCATCAAAGGAGGGGGTAAATGA
- a CDS encoding AAA family ATPase, with the protein MYCSHFHLKKKPFQLSSDNSFLWLGETHARALDLLKQGIDGREQLLVLTGDIGTGKTTLIHELRHYLPQTTAVAHISDPSIELNYLYLAIAQGLGFDDLYKDGENFDPVLWAFLNRRRRAQKKCLIIIDEAHLIPEQFLVQLPSWTNFAPVDTLTILLAGQLELHQVMEKQLGLSWETKVDTHAMLSPLEEKQTRDYINRRLELAGAVHKIFVPGAVREVHGYTKGIPRRINIACDQAMIAAYSKEMQTVDAQIFQEAVGVLEVPQVRGSKTPSAAPGSRWRSKRLPTLAAAVLMAVIACTFYFRNFFDPDTIPNLSINTPAEPTSPVIVKAVVVPNPVDSGGQRGGAESVPRQETFQAAPQIPPEPFGKIAAESVRSAEMDVLVNEDFMMHESDSIARGPDTSTQLTEHNAPAYETSTPPPVVPPISARRDPDPGPASTAQPDPEAIIDWLIKEKSL; encoded by the coding sequence ATGTACTGCAGCCATTTTCACCTGAAAAAGAAACCGTTTCAGCTCAGTTCAGATAACAGTTTTTTGTGGCTGGGCGAAACCCATGCCCGGGCTTTAGATCTTCTTAAACAGGGTATTGACGGTCGTGAACAGCTGCTGGTCCTAACCGGCGACATTGGCACCGGCAAGACGACATTGATCCATGAGCTGCGTCATTACCTGCCCCAAACAACTGCGGTGGCCCATATCAGTGATCCAAGCATTGAACTGAATTATTTGTACCTTGCCATTGCCCAGGGTTTGGGGTTTGATGACCTTTATAAGGACGGCGAAAATTTTGATCCGGTTTTGTGGGCTTTTTTAAACCGTCGGCGTCGGGCCCAAAAAAAATGCCTGATTATCATTGACGAGGCGCACCTGATCCCGGAACAATTTCTAGTACAGCTTCCCTCCTGGACTAACTTTGCGCCGGTCGATACACTCACCATACTCCTTGCAGGCCAACTGGAACTGCACCAAGTCATGGAAAAACAATTAGGTCTTTCATGGGAAACAAAGGTGGATACCCATGCCATGCTCTCTCCTTTAGAAGAAAAGCAGACCCGGGATTATATTAACCGGCGTCTTGAACTGGCCGGTGCAGTACATAAAATTTTTGTCCCCGGTGCTGTCCGGGAAGTACACGGGTATACTAAGGGTATCCCCCGGCGCATCAACATCGCCTGTGACCAGGCTATGATCGCTGCCTACTCAAAAGAAATGCAAACCGTTGATGCCCAAATCTTCCAGGAAGCCGTGGGTGTCCTGGAAGTTCCCCAGGTGCGGGGTTCTAAAACGCCATCGGCCGCTCCAGGGTCCAGGTGGCGGTCAAAGAGACTGCCTACACTTGCTGCAGCCGTTCTTATGGCTGTTATCGCCTGTACGTTTTATTTTCGGAATTTTTTCGATCCTGATACAATACCCAATCTTTCAATTAATACACCAGCAGAGCCTACGAGTCCGGTCATTGTCAAGGCCGTGGTTGTTCCAAATCCTGTGGATAGCGGGGGGCAGAGAGGGGGAGCCGAAAGCGTCCCGCGGCAGGAAACATTTCAGGCAGCCCCCCAAATACCACCGGAACCCTTTGGAAAAATTGCTGCCGAATCCGTCAGGTCTGCCGAAATGGATGTGCTTGTCAACGAGGATTTCATGATGCACGAATCCGATTCAATAGCCCGGGGGCCGGACACGTCCACCCAGCTAACGGAACATAATGCACCGGCGTATGAAACGTCTACACCGCCACCTGTCGTTCCGCCGATATCCGCCCGTCGAGATCCTGATCCCGGGCCTGCCTCAACCGCCCAGCCGGATCCCGAAGCCATTATTGACTGGCTTATAAAAGAAAAATCCCTATAA
- a CDS encoding ABC transporter ATP-binding protein — protein MGFLEVKNIDVSYGDVQVIFDLSMRIEEGEVVSIIGGNGAGKSTLLRTISGLMKPSSGQIFFKDRSMHTLPPEEIVNHGIVHVPEGRRLFSLMTIKDNLIVGAYNKEADKHKEHTLAQVYEMLPRLKERENQTALTLSGGEQQMVAIGRGLMARPKILMLDEPSLGLAPVLVNSIFETIRKIADQGTTVLLVEQDVNHSLRLSDRGYVLEHGRIALEGKADELLGNPHIKEAYLGI, from the coding sequence ATGGGGTTTCTTGAAGTAAAAAACATTGATGTCAGCTATGGGGATGTCCAGGTCATTTTTGATTTGTCCATGCGCATTGAAGAGGGTGAAGTGGTCTCGATCATCGGCGGCAACGGTGCCGGAAAATCCACATTGCTTCGCACCATCTCAGGGTTGATGAAACCGTCTTCCGGTCAGATATTTTTTAAGGACCGTTCCATGCATACGCTTCCCCCCGAAGAGATTGTCAACCATGGCATTGTCCATGTCCCGGAAGGGCGCAGGCTTTTTTCCCTGATGACCATAAAAGATAACCTCATTGTAGGGGCTTATAATAAAGAAGCCGATAAGCACAAAGAACACACCCTGGCCCAGGTATATGAGATGCTGCCACGACTTAAAGAACGGGAAAATCAAACCGCCCTGACACTGTCCGGGGGGGAACAGCAGATGGTGGCCATTGGCCGGGGGCTGATGGCCCGGCCCAAAATCCTGATGCTGGATGAGCCGTCCCTTGGGCTGGCCCCGGTTCTGGTCAACAGCATCTTTGAAACCATCCGGAAAATCGCCGACCAGGGCACCACCGTACTGCTGGTTGAACAGGATGTAAACCATTCTTTGCGTCTGTCGGACCGTGGGTACGTGCTGGAACATGGCAGAATTGCTCTGGAGGGCAAGGCCGATGAACTTTTAGGCAATCCCCACATTAAAGAAGCCTATTTAGGTATATAA
- a CDS encoding branched-chain amino acid ABC transporter permease, with the protein MIYLIEDTINGILMGSIYGLTALGLTIIFGVLKVVNFAHGTLLMVSMYVAYWTVVLSGLHPYLALVIVVPVMYVFGYYLQDIVIKPIFKAEKDVREPSTVIIVTTGVWYVLDNLTLMIFGPQYRSLPDNPLQGKMIELGEMFISVPKLWGAITAVATAFAVYYFFQKTRTGRAIRACSLDRDAASLSGINQYKIYNMAFGLGTAVAGVAAVTLVPFYNTFPSVGVLFDIKGFIIVVLGGLGSIPGAIIGGIIIGVIESVGPQFMTATWTEAIVYGLFLLVLFVKPSGLFGVKYDW; encoded by the coding sequence ATGATCTATTTAATTGAAGATACAATCAACGGTATCCTTATGGGCTCGATTTACGGGCTGACAGCCCTGGGATTGACCATCATTTTCGGGGTGCTCAAGGTGGTCAACTTTGCCCACGGCACCCTTTTGATGGTCAGCATGTACGTCGCCTACTGGACCGTTGTCCTGTCGGGGCTTCACCCCTACCTGGCCCTGGTTATAGTTGTCCCGGTTATGTATGTGTTTGGATACTACCTGCAGGATATTGTGATAAAGCCCATTTTCAAGGCGGAAAAAGATGTCCGGGAACCCAGTACGGTAATTATCGTCACTACCGGCGTGTGGTATGTGCTGGACAACCTGACCCTGATGATTTTTGGTCCACAGTACCGTTCTCTGCCGGATAATCCCCTCCAGGGGAAAATGATAGAGCTTGGGGAGATGTTTATCTCCGTGCCCAAACTATGGGGGGCCATTACTGCTGTTGCAACCGCCTTTGCCGTATACTACTTCTTTCAGAAAACACGGACAGGGCGTGCCATTAGAGCATGCAGCCTTGACCGCGATGCAGCCAGTCTGTCCGGCATTAACCAGTACAAAATATACAACATGGCCTTCGGGCTCGGCACGGCAGTGGCCGGTGTTGCCGCGGTCACCCTGGTTCCTTTTTACAATACCTTTCCTTCCGTGGGGGTTCTGTTTGATATTAAGGGATTTATCATCGTGGTATTGGGCGGTCTTGGTTCAATTCCCGGTGCCATCATCGGCGGGATCATCATCGGGGTCATTGAATCCGTCGGCCCCCAGTTTATGACCGCCACCTGGACAGAGGCCATTGTATACGGTCTGTTTCTTCTGGTGCTTTTTGTTAAACCCTCAGGATTGTTCGGAGTAAAATATGACTGGTAA
- a CDS encoding FadR/GntR family transcriptional regulator, producing the protein MTFKPIKPKKISTQIAEQIRESILRGEFSPGEKLPPERKLTQMFGVSRPSVREALNMLASSGLVMSYQGGGTVVQSLIDADQDNALGELIRTQRSCALEVIEVRKGMEALTAYYAAERATPEDIIRMEEILSRMDVQLKNKKPLEDLDAKLHLQIARATHNVIWLHLMQGLFDAMKDFQRGVWRNVYSLGDDTRLLFTHHRRIVKAIRDSNADAARKAMSEHLNFAEKRCAYYITFNSS; encoded by the coding sequence ATGACCTTTAAACCGATCAAACCCAAAAAAATTTCAACCCAGATTGCAGAGCAGATTCGTGAGTCAATATTACGTGGTGAGTTTTCACCCGGAGAAAAACTGCCTCCGGAACGGAAATTGACGCAGATGTTTGGGGTGTCAAGGCCGTCCGTGCGTGAGGCACTGAACATGCTGGCTTCTTCTGGTCTGGTTATGTCGTATCAGGGGGGCGGGACAGTGGTGCAATCCTTAATTGATGCGGATCAGGACAACGCCTTGGGTGAGCTTATCCGCACCCAGAGGTCATGCGCGCTGGAGGTGATCGAGGTCCGCAAAGGCATGGAGGCTTTAACAGCCTATTATGCGGCGGAGCGCGCCACACCCGAAGATATCATCCGGATGGAAGAGATCCTCAGCCGTATGGACGTTCAGCTCAAAAACAAAAAACCACTGGAAGATTTGGATGCCAAGCTGCATCTCCAGATTGCCCGGGCTACCCACAATGTTATCTGGCTCCATCTCATGCAGGGGCTTTTTGATGCCATGAAGGATTTCCAGCGTGGCGTCTGGCGTAATGTTTACTCCCTGGGCGACGATACCCGCCTTTTATTTACTCACCATAGACGCATTGTCAAGGCCATTCGTGATAGTAATGCCGACGCAGCTCGCAAGGCCATGAGCGAGCACCTGAATTTTGCCGAAAAACGGTGCGCGTATTACATTACTTTTAATTCTTCTTGA